Part of the Candidatus Paceibacterota bacterium genome is shown below.
GTTCATGGCCAAACCTAGACAAGGATGGCCACAACCAGCCGATCGACCAGCTCTCCCGTTTGATCGAGGATATCAAAAAATCCCCGGACTCACGCAGACTGATTGTCTCGGCTTGGAATCCGGCCGAGATTGATGAGATGGCCAAAGCGGGGCTTCCTCCCTGCCACTGCCTCTTTCAGTTTAAAATCCTAAACGGAAAAATGTCGCTCCAGCTTTACCAACGCTCGTGCGACACCTTTCTCGGGGTGCCATTCAACATTGCTAGCTATGCCTTGCTCTTGATGATGGTGGCTCAAGTCACTGGCTACACGCCGCATGAGTTTATCTGGGCAGGGGGTGATGTGCATGTATACAAAAACCACTTCACTCAGGTTTGCGAACAGTTGACACGGGATTTTCGCCCGCTGCCGACTGTCAAGATCAATCCCGACGTCAAAGATCTCTTCTCCTTCAAAATGGAAGACTTCGAGCTCGTTGGCTACGATCCGCATCCGCCGATCAAGGCCCCGATTGCGGTGTAGAGGCTGTAAAAAAATACCGAAAACAAAACGTAAAAAAATGAAAGTATTTATCATTGCAGCCTTGACCGCAGACGGTTTCATTGCCCGCGACTCGAGCCAGTCGCCTTTTACTTGGACTAGCAAAGAAGACAAGAAAAGGTTTGTGGAGCTCACCAAGCGAGCGGGAGTGGTGGTGATGGGATCAGAAACCTTCAAAACGTTTCCCCAGCCGCTAAAAGAACGAGTCAATATCGTGTACTCCCGCTCGCAAAGTTTTAAAGGTGCAGAAATGACCCAAGACGAGCCGCGCGTCCTTTTGCAAAAACTCGCCGAGCGAGGGTTTGCCGAAGTGGCTATCTGTGGTGGCGGTCAGATCTACACCCTGTTTATGAAAGCTGGAGTGGTCACGACACTCTACATGACTGTCGAACCCACTCTCTTTGGCCAAGGCCTATCACTTTTTAATCAAGAAATTTCTCAAAGCCTGCGTCTCGTGAACAAAGAGACAACCGCCACCGGAACAATTTTTCTTGAATACGAAGTGGTGA
Proteins encoded:
- the thyA gene encoding thymidylate synthase, producing the protein MKQYHDLLKQIMAEGEDTTDRTGTGTRAIFGPQMRFNLADGFPLLTTKKVPFRLILSELLWFIAGDTKLRTLLAANNHIWDEWPYKWYLKSEGLPIPATSSEEWKNGLKTFTDRIVADDEFNKKYGDLGPVYGYQWRSWPNLDKDGHNQPIDQLSRLIEDIKKSPDSRRLIVSAWNPAEIDEMAKAGLPPCHCLFQFKILNGKMSLQLYQRSCDTFLGVPFNIASYALLLMMVAQVTGYTPHEFIWAGGDVHVYKNHFTQVCEQLTRDFRPLPTVKINPDVKDLFSFKMEDFELVGYDPHPPIKAPIAV
- a CDS encoding dihydrofolate reductase family protein, yielding MKVFIIAALTADGFIARDSSQSPFTWTSKEDKKRFVELTKRAGVVVMGSETFKTFPQPLKERVNIVYSRSQSFKGAEMTQDEPRVLLQKLAERGFAEVAICGGGQIYTLFMKAGVVTTLYMTVEPTLFGQGLSLFNQEISQSLRLVNKETTATGTIFLEYEVV